One stretch of Rhodospirillaceae bacterium DNA includes these proteins:
- the hisN gene encoding histidinol-phosphatase, whose product MYSKERELAEKLADCARSSVLSYFRKPLDIDTKGDESPVTIADRETERLMRELIGETFPGHGILGEEFGAENTDAPYVWALDPIDGTKSFITGNPLFGTLISLLKDGRPIIGIIDMPALDERWIGCENRQTTLNGKDVHVRPCADLGDAWLYATSPHMFGENDFQAFEKVRKLSGCALYGIDCYSYGLLANGSCDLIIEATMGTHDYCALVPVITGAGGTMTDWQGKPLDLNSDGRVIAAGDQAIAEKVRALLNPYD is encoded by the coding sequence ATGTATTCCAAAGAACGCGAACTGGCGGAAAAGCTGGCCGATTGCGCCCGCAGCAGTGTCCTTTCATACTTTAGAAAACCCCTGGACATCGACACGAAGGGTGATGAAAGCCCCGTGACCATCGCCGACCGGGAAACCGAAAGGCTGATGCGCGAACTGATTGGCGAGACCTTTCCGGGTCACGGTATTCTAGGCGAGGAATTCGGGGCGGAGAATACAGATGCCCCCTATGTCTGGGCCCTTGACCCCATTGACGGCACCAAATCCTTCATAACCGGGAACCCCCTGTTTGGCACCCTTATTTCGCTGCTGAAGGATGGCCGCCCTATCATCGGTATCATCGACATGCCGGCCCTGGACGAACGATGGATTGGTTGCGAAAACCGGCAAACCACCCTCAACGGCAAAGACGTCCATGTGCGCCCGTGCGCCGACCTGGGCGATGCCTGGTTGTACGCAACATCGCCCCACATGTTTGGTGAAAACGACTTCCAGGCATTTGAAAAAGTTCGGAAATTATCCGGGTGCGCCCTTTACGGCATTGATTGCTATTCATACGGATTGCTCGCCAACGGTTCCTGCGACCTGATCATCGAAGCGACCATGGGAACCCATGACTATTGCGCCCTGGTTCCGGTGATCACCGGGGCCGGCGGAACAATGACCGATTGGCAGGGGAAGCCGCTGGACCTGAATTCAGACGGTCGGGTTATCGCCGCAGGCGACCAGGCAATAGCCGAAAAAGTCCGCGCCCTGTTAAATCCGTACGACTGA
- a CDS encoding response regulator — protein MKNYDLSHLNVMLVEKHGYMRRLLRDVLRQLGIRDVRDCDNVKEALEMFTERPADLVMTDWAPGLNGIELLKELRHQDGSANPYVPVIVITANTESRHIYTARDSGMTEFLAKPISASRVYSRVCSVIEKRRMFISNQKFFGPDRRRLYKESFSGENRRERGRMNGPERRDDSESAFFGTERRMENASVS, from the coding sequence GTGAAAAATTACGACCTTAGCCATCTCAATGTCATGCTCGTGGAAAAGCACGGTTATATGCGCCGTTTGCTGCGCGACGTTTTGCGTCAACTTGGTATCCGCGATGTGCGTGATTGCGACAATGTTAAAGAAGCCCTCGAAATGTTCACCGAGCGCCCTGCCGATTTGGTGATGACCGATTGGGCCCCGGGCCTGAACGGTATTGAGTTACTCAAAGAACTGCGTCATCAGGATGGTAGCGCTAATCCTTATGTGCCGGTGATTGTGATTACCGCCAACACTGAATCCCGCCATATCTATACGGCCCGGGATTCCGGAATGACTGAATTTTTGGCGAAGCCGATTTCCGCTTCCCGGGTTTATTCCAGGGTTTGTTCGGTGATCGAGAAGCGCCGTATGTTTATTTCCAATCAGAAATTTTTCGGCCCCGACCGCCGCCGCCTGTACAAGGAATCCTTTAGCGGGGAGAACCGTCGCGAGCGCGGACGCATGAACGGACCCGAACGTCGCGATGATTCAGAAAGCGCCTTTTTCGGGACAGAGCGCCGAATGGAGAATGCCAGCGTTTCTTGA
- a CDS encoding ABC transporter substrate-binding protein, whose amino-acid sequence MFFCQQSGAPNVNRLFIVLLTATFVLTGAATAMAEPRHGLAMHGEPKYGPDFKHFDYVNPDAPKGGKVKLGSTGSFDNLNGFIVKGEAADGLGAMYDTLMTGSADEAFTEYGLLAESIEVPEDRTWVQFVLRKEARWHDGKPVTADDVIWTFNTLLEKGTPRYRYYYADVVGAKKIDERTVRFDFKNGENRELPMIMGQLVVLPKHYWQDKDFTKTTLEPPLGSGPYRVESLEAGRDISYRRVENYWGRDLPVNVGRDNFDVITYDYYRDATVQVEAFKAGAFDFRAENISKVWATSYDIPAVKKGLIKKIEVKHNRTAGIQGFVYNTRREIFKDPKLRQALAYGFDFAWSNRNLFYGQYTRTRSYFDNSELAATGLPGKEELEILEPYRGRIADDVFTTEYQPPKTKGDGRIRSNLRIGDRLLKEAGWVIKDNLRVNEKTGRVLEFEILLVSPAFERIVLPFAKNLERLGVKTSVRTVDSAQYLRRLETFDYDMLTFIWGQSLSPGNEQLGYWGSGAASQNGSRNFIGISDPVVDDLIAGLISAPDRESLITRTRALDRVLQWGHYLIPHWHLDYDRLIFWNKFERPKVTPISGAQFNTWWINPNAEKATVDGLKSLKSE is encoded by the coding sequence ATGTTTTTTTGCCAACAATCAGGAGCCCCAAACGTGAACCGTCTCTTCATCGTTTTGCTAACCGCCACCTTCGTGCTGACAGGGGCCGCTACCGCCATGGCCGAACCCCGCCACGGCCTGGCCATGCACGGCGAACCTAAATACGGCCCTGATTTCAAGCATTTTGATTATGTCAATCCGGACGCCCCCAAGGGGGGTAAGGTTAAACTGGGATCGACGGGAAGTTTCGACAACCTGAACGGCTTTATTGTCAAAGGCGAGGCCGCCGATGGCCTGGGCGCTATGTACGACACCCTGATGACCGGCAGCGCCGATGAAGCGTTCACCGAATACGGCCTGCTGGCAGAGAGCATCGAGGTCCCTGAAGATCGCACCTGGGTTCAGTTTGTCTTGCGCAAAGAGGCCCGGTGGCACGATGGCAAGCCGGTCACCGCCGATGATGTCATCTGGACCTTTAACACCCTGCTTGAAAAAGGCACCCCCCGTTATCGTTATTATTACGCCGATGTTGTCGGGGCTAAAAAAATTGACGAGCGTACTGTTCGTTTCGATTTTAAAAATGGGGAAAACCGTGAACTCCCCATGATCATGGGGCAACTGGTGGTCCTGCCCAAGCATTACTGGCAGGATAAGGACTTCACCAAAACCACCCTGGAACCGCCCCTTGGCAGTGGCCCGTACCGGGTCGAAAGTCTGGAAGCCGGGCGCGACATCAGCTACCGGCGGGTCGAAAATTATTGGGGTCGCGACCTACCCGTCAATGTCGGGCGCGACAACTTCGACGTCATAACATACGACTATTACCGTGACGCCACGGTTCAGGTTGAAGCCTTCAAGGCCGGGGCTTTTGATTTTCGGGCCGAAAATATTTCCAAGGTCTGGGCAACCTCTTACGACATCCCGGCTGTCAAAAAAGGCCTGATCAAGAAGATTGAGGTCAAACACAACCGCACCGCCGGTATTCAGGGCTTCGTCTACAACACCAGAAGGGAAATTTTCAAAGATCCGAAATTGCGCCAGGCCCTGGCTTACGGCTTTGATTTTGCATGGTCAAACCGCAACCTGTTCTATGGCCAGTACACCCGCACCCGCAGCTATTTCGACAATTCCGAATTGGCGGCGACGGGACTTCCGGGGAAAGAGGAGCTGGAAATTCTCGAACCTTACCGGGGCCGCATAGCCGATGACGTCTTCACCACAGAATACCAGCCACCCAAAACCAAAGGTGACGGACGCATCCGCTCAAACCTTCGGATCGGGGACAGGTTGCTGAAAGAGGCCGGTTGGGTCATTAAGGACAACCTGCGGGTTAACGAAAAAACCGGCCGGGTTCTTGAATTTGAAATCCTGCTGGTCAGCCCCGCCTTCGAGCGCATCGTCCTGCCCTTTGCCAAAAATCTCGAACGCCTGGGCGTCAAGACAAGCGTTCGCACCGTCGATTCGGCGCAATACCTACGGCGTCTTGAAACCTTCGATTACGACATGCTGACCTTTATCTGGGGCCAATCCCTGTCACCGGGCAACGAACAACTGGGCTATTGGGGTTCAGGGGCGGCCAGCCAAAACGGCAGCCGTAACTTTATCGGCATCAGTGATCCGGTTGTCGATGACCTGATCGCGGGCCTGATTTCCGCCCCGGACCGGGAAAGCCTGATCACCCGCACCCGCGCCCTGGACCGGGTCCTGCAGTGGGGCCATTACCTGATCCCCCATTGGCATCTGGATTATGATCGTCTGATTTTCTGGAATAAATTTGAAAGACCGAAGGTAACGCCCATCTCCGGCGCCCAGTTTAATACATGGTGGATAAACCCGAACGCCGAAAAAGCAACGGTCGATGGTTTGAAATCTCTGAAAAGCGAATAA
- a CDS encoding microcin C ABC transporter permease YejB produces MLAYILRRLALIVPTLFGIMVVNFIIVQAAPGGPVEQVIAKLQGLQVEATARVSGSAGGEIAAGTKSRQQTSSGTTSKYRGAQGLDPEFIKDIERQFGFDKPAPERFFLMMKNYLVFDFGDSFFRDRSVFDLVVDKMPVSISLGLWTTLLIYLISIPLGITKAVRDGSRFDMWSSGVVIVGNAIPGFLFAILLIVVFAGGRYLDWFPLRGLFSDNFDELSGLQKVTDYFWHMALPILSMVIGGFAGLTMLTKNSFLDEINKQYVITARSKGLTEHRVLYGHIFRNAMLIVVAGFPSAFISILFTGALLTEIIFSLDGLGLLGFEAAINRDYPVMFGSLYFFTLLGLVMNLIGDVMYHVIDPRIDFESRGA; encoded by the coding sequence ATGCTCGCCTATATTCTCCGCCGCTTAGCTTTGATCGTGCCGACACTGTTCGGCATCATGGTCGTCAATTTTATTATCGTTCAGGCCGCCCCTGGTGGCCCGGTCGAGCAGGTGATCGCCAAATTACAGGGCTTGCAGGTCGAAGCCACGGCCCGGGTCAGCGGCAGCGCCGGCGGTGAAATTGCCGCCGGCACCAAATCGCGCCAACAAACGAGTAGCGGGACGACCAGCAAGTATCGCGGCGCCCAAGGCCTTGATCCGGAATTCATCAAGGACATCGAGCGCCAGTTCGGTTTCGACAAACCTGCCCCTGAGCGCTTCTTCCTGATGATGAAGAATTATCTGGTCTTCGATTTCGGCGACAGTTTTTTTCGCGACCGCAGTGTTTTTGATCTTGTCGTTGATAAAATGCCGGTCTCGATATCGCTTGGTTTATGGACGACCTTGTTGATCTATCTGATATCAATCCCGCTTGGCATAACGAAAGCCGTGCGCGACGGCTCACGCTTCGACATGTGGTCCAGCGGCGTTGTCATTGTCGGAAACGCGATCCCCGGTTTCCTGTTCGCTATCCTGCTGATCGTCGTCTTCGCCGGTGGACGCTATTTGGACTGGTTTCCCCTGCGTGGCCTGTTTTCAGATAACTTCGACGAATTATCGGGTTTGCAGAAAGTAACCGATTACTTCTGGCATATGGCGTTGCCGATCCTGTCCATGGTGATCGGCGGCTTTGCCGGTCTTACCATGCTGACGAAGAATTCGTTTCTCGATGAAATTAACAAGCAGTACGTCATTACCGCCCGTTCCAAGGGGTTGACCGAACACCGGGTCCTGTACGGCCACATATTCCGCAACGCCATGTTGATCGTCGTCGCCGGTTTTCCCAGCGCCTTCATCAGCATCCTTTTTACCGGTGCCCTGCTGACCGAGATTATTTTCTCGCTCGATGGCCTTGGCCTGCTTGGATTTGAGGCCGCCATCAACCGTGATTACCCGGTCATGTTCGGGTCCCTTTATTTCTTTACCCTGCTGGGGCTGGTGATGAATTTGATTGGTGATGTGATGTATCACGTCATCGATCCGCGTATCGATTTTGAGAGTCGGGGAGCCTGA
- a CDS encoding ABC transporter permease: protein MNLTPLTQRRLANFRANRRGYWSLWIFLGLFVASLFAELIANDQPILIKYDGHLYVPVLTDYPETTFGGFLETTAEYADPEVREMIEEKGWIIWPLIHFSYDTVNYELTVPAPAPPSELNWLGTDDQGRDVAARLIYGFRISVLFGLTLTLFSSIIGIASGAVQGYFGGLTDLLFQRFIEIWSGLPTLYLLIILASVVAPNFWWLLGLMLMFSWMSLVGVVRAEFLRARNFDYVRAARALGVGNMEIMYKHILPNAMVATVTFLPFILNGSITTLTALDFLGFGLPAGSASLGELLNQGKSNLQAPWLGMSAFFVLAIMLSLLIFVGEAVRDAFDPRKTFK from the coding sequence ATGAACCTGACCCCTTTAACACAGCGCAGGCTTGCCAACTTTCGCGCCAACAGACGTGGTTACTGGTCACTGTGGATATTTTTAGGACTATTCGTTGCCAGCCTGTTCGCCGAACTGATTGCCAACGATCAGCCGATTTTGATTAAATACGACGGACATCTTTATGTCCCGGTTTTGACCGATTACCCCGAAACCACCTTCGGCGGCTTCCTTGAAACAACGGCAGAGTACGCGGACCCTGAAGTCCGTGAAATGATCGAGGAAAAAGGCTGGATCATCTGGCCGCTGATCCATTTCAGTTATGACACTGTCAATTACGAACTAACCGTTCCGGCCCCGGCCCCGCCATCGGAACTGAACTGGCTGGGCACAGACGATCAGGGCCGCGACGTCGCCGCCCGGCTGATATACGGCTTTCGCATATCGGTGCTGTTCGGCCTGACCCTGACCCTGTTCAGCTCGATCATCGGTATTGCATCGGGTGCGGTGCAGGGTTACTTCGGCGGCTTGACGGATTTGCTGTTCCAGCGGTTTATCGAAATCTGGTCGGGACTGCCGACGCTCTACCTGCTGATCATTCTGGCAAGTGTCGTCGCCCCCAATTTCTGGTGGCTGCTGGGCTTGATGCTGATGTTTTCGTGGATGTCACTGGTCGGTGTGGTGCGGGCCGAGTTTCTCAGGGCCCGAAATTTCGATTATGTGCGCGCCGCCCGCGCCCTCGGCGTCGGCAATATGGAAATCATGTACAAGCACATCCTGCCCAACGCCATGGTCGCGACGGTGACGTTCCTGCCCTTCATCCTCAATGGTTCGATCACCACTTTGACGGCCCTCGACTTTCTCGGCTTCGGCCTTCCGGCAGGCTCGGCAAGCCTGGGAGAATTGCTCAATCAGGGAAAATCCAATCTGCAAGCACCGTGGCTTGGGATGTCGGCATTCTTTGTACTGGCCATCATGTTGAGCTTGCTTATCTTCGTCGGCGAGGCGGTTCGTGACGCTTTTGATCCCAGGAAGACATTCAAATGA
- a CDS encoding ABC transporter ATP-binding protein encodes MSLLEIKDLSVSFGHGTGEIKAVRNISLNLDKGETVALVGESGSGKSVSALSVMKLLPYPQAHHPTGSIQFAGEELMMADEAHMRELRGNRIAMIFQEPLTSLNPLHSIEKQINEVLFVHKLMDQKQARARVLELLELVGLDEAMDRLNDLPHQFSGGQQQRVMIAMALANEPDLLIADEPTTAVDVTIQAQLLKLLNELRDKLGMALLLITHDLGVVRAMADRVSVMNEGRIVEQGDASDVLNNPQNPYTKRLLAAEPKGAPEAADPEAPSLMSGEDVKVWFPIKKGVLRRTVDHVKAVDGVSLSVKRGHTLGVVGESGSGKSTLARALLRLEGSEGGIVFDGEALQTSGEAELRPLRRRMQIVFQDPYGSLSPRLSIGQIVGEGLKIHDLGGNDEERHTLIAETLKEVGLEPEMMDRYPHEFSGGQRQRIAIARVLVLKPDFIVMDEPTSALDMSVQAQIVELLRDLQQRHGLTYLFISHDLKVVRAVSHDIVVMRRGKIVEQGPAADIFANPQQAYTRALMAAALDMKADDSGVVGT; translated from the coding sequence ATGAGCCTTCTGGAAATCAAGGATTTAAGTGTTTCCTTTGGCCACGGTACGGGCGAGATCAAGGCCGTGCGCAACATTTCGCTCAACCTTGATAAGGGTGAGACTGTGGCCCTGGTTGGCGAGTCCGGTTCGGGGAAATCGGTGAGCGCGCTTTCGGTCATGAAACTTCTTCCCTATCCCCAGGCCCATCATCCAACAGGTTCGATCCAGTTTGCCGGTGAAGAACTGATGATGGCTGATGAAGCCCACATGCGCGAACTTCGGGGTAACCGCATCGCGATGATTTTTCAGGAACCGCTAACCTCCCTGAATCCCCTGCATTCCATTGAGAAACAAATAAACGAGGTGCTGTTTGTCCACAAACTGATGGATCAAAAACAGGCCCGTGCCCGCGTCCTTGAACTTCTTGAACTTGTCGGCCTGGATGAAGCCATGGACCGACTGAACGATTTGCCCCACCAGTTTTCCGGTGGCCAGCAACAGCGGGTGATGATCGCCATGGCGCTGGCTAACGAGCCGGACCTGCTGATTGCCGATGAGCCGACCACTGCCGTCGATGTCACCATCCAGGCCCAGCTATTGAAACTACTGAACGAACTCCGTGACAAGCTGGGCATGGCGCTGCTGTTAATCACCCACGACCTGGGCGTTGTGCGGGCCATGGCCGACCGGGTCTCGGTGATGAACGAAGGCCGCATTGTCGAGCAAGGCGACGCCAGCGATGTCTTGAACAACCCGCAAAACCCCTACACCAAACGTCTGCTTGCCGCAGAGCCAAAGGGCGCGCCGGAAGCCGCCGACCCCGAGGCTCCCTCCCTTATGAGCGGGGAGGACGTCAAGGTCTGGTTCCCGATCAAAAAGGGGGTGCTCAGGCGTACCGTTGATCATGTCAAAGCCGTCGACGGCGTTTCTTTAAGCGTCAAACGCGGCCACACCCTGGGCGTTGTTGGCGAGTCCGGCTCCGGCAAAAGCACCCTGGCCCGTGCCCTGCTCAGGCTGGAAGGGAGCGAAGGCGGTATTGTCTTTGATGGCGAAGCACTACAGACAAGTGGCGAGGCGGAACTCAGGCCGCTTCGGCGGCGTATGCAGATCGTCTTTCAGGACCCATACGGTTCCTTAAGCCCCAGATTGTCTATTGGCCAGATTGTTGGTGAAGGATTGAAAATTCACGATCTGGGCGGCAATGACGAAGAACGCCACACCCTGATCGCCGAGACCCTAAAGGAAGTCGGCCTGGAACCGGAGATGATGGATCGTTATCCGCACGAGTTTTCCGGTGGCCAGCGCCAGCGTATCGCCATCGCCCGGGTGCTTGTCCTGAAGCCTGATTTCATCGTCATGGACGAACCGACAAGCGCCCTTGATATGTCGGTGCAAGCGCAAATCGTCGAGTTGCTGCGCGACTTGCAACAACGCCATGGCCTGACCTATCTGTTTATTTCCCATGACCTGAAGGTGGTCCGCGCCGTCTCGCACGATATTGTCGTCATGCGCCGTGGCAAGATCGTCGAACAAGGCCCGGCCGCCGACATTTTCGCCAACCCGCAGCAGGCCTACACCCGCGCCCTGATGGCCGCCGCCCTCGACATGAAAGCCGACGACAGCGGTGTTGTCGGTACTTAA
- a CDS encoding glyoxylate/hydroxypyruvate reductase A: MPPSIIYISPAEPAENWRNALTPVLTEVDFAHDFHVWPDLPPDPGNVDIAIVWRPPPGALKVFPNLKAVINLGAGVDAILADKTYPEGVPLARMIDPALTRHMSEFVVHRVLHFHRKLHIYDQMQRDHDWRELEQDHTLTKRVGILGLGALGTDAAAHLLPFEFQIAGWSRSQKTMDGVESFYGEHGLGPFLARTDILVCLLPLTAETTGIINAGTLAQLPAGAYVINAARGGHVVEADLRAALDSGHIAGAALDVFHQEPLEDNSPFWDHPKVLVTPHIASLSSPQSAAADIGENIRRIRRGETPKDLVDMSAGY; encoded by the coding sequence ATGCCCCCATCGATCATTTACATCAGCCCTGCTGAACCCGCTGAAAACTGGCGCAACGCCCTGACCCCGGTCTTGACGGAGGTCGATTTCGCCCATGATTTTCATGTTTGGCCTGATCTCCCCCCAGATCCCGGAAATGTCGATATCGCCATCGTCTGGCGTCCGCCACCGGGAGCCTTGAAGGTATTCCCAAACCTTAAGGCGGTGATCAACCTTGGTGCCGGCGTCGATGCCATTCTGGCCGATAAAACGTATCCAGAAGGTGTGCCGCTGGCCCGCATGATTGACCCGGCCCTGACCCGTCATATGAGCGAATTTGTCGTCCACAGGGTCCTGCACTTTCATCGTAAATTACACATCTACGACCAAATGCAGCGCGATCATGACTGGCGGGAGTTAGAGCAAGACCACACTTTGACCAAACGGGTCGGTATTCTGGGCCTGGGGGCGCTTGGCACCGATGCGGCAGCCCACCTTCTGCCCTTTGAATTTCAGATCGCCGGTTGGAGTCGCTCACAAAAGACAATGGACGGGGTTGAATCGTTTTATGGCGAGCACGGACTTGGCCCGTTTCTGGCCCGAACCGATATTCTTGTCTGTTTGCTGCCACTGACGGCGGAAACCACAGGCATCATCAATGCCGGGACACTGGCCCAATTGCCCGCTGGCGCCTACGTCATCAACGCGGCCCGTGGAGGGCATGTGGTTGAGGCGGATTTACGGGCCGCCCTGGATAGCGGCCATATCGCAGGTGCTGCGCTGGATGTTTTTCATCAGGAGCCCCTGGAAGACAACAGCCCGTTTTGGGATCACCCGAAAGTCCTGGTTACCCCGCACATCGCCAGTCTGTCATCACCCCAGTCAGCGGCCGCCGACATTGGCGAGAATATCCGCCGCATCCGCCGCGGTGAGACGCCAAAGGACCTGGTCGATATGAGCGCCGGGTATTAA
- a CDS encoding undecaprenyl-diphosphate phosphatase, which yields MPVLHIVVLALIQGITEFLPISSSGHLALVPILADWPDQGLIIDVAVHVGTLGAVILYFWRDVFGMVKGLLMALRGRLDAHAKMAGLLILATIPVVVAGYGLNQYGIDGLRSLNVIAWATLGFGLVLWITDQAGMTLRRVEHLGVSDAVIIGLAQVLALIPGTSRSGITMSAARMLGMERRDAARFSMLLSIPTIIGAGALKGFELYQSGDTRLTSDAIFAAGLAFVTALIAIFILMAWLKRSSFTPFVIYRIILGVGLLGLSYGYLG from the coding sequence GTGCCTGTTCTACATATTGTGGTTTTAGCCCTGATTCAGGGAATCACTGAATTTCTCCCCATCAGTTCTTCAGGGCATTTGGCGCTGGTTCCGATTTTGGCGGATTGGCCGGATCAGGGACTGATTATTGATGTGGCAGTCCATGTTGGCACCCTGGGGGCGGTGATTTTGTACTTTTGGCGTGATGTCTTTGGCATGGTCAAAGGATTACTGATGGCCCTGCGCGGACGACTTGATGCTCACGCCAAAATGGCCGGATTGCTCATTCTGGCGACCATCCCGGTGGTGGTGGCAGGATACGGCCTCAATCAATATGGCATCGACGGCTTGCGTTCCCTGAACGTCATTGCCTGGGCGACGTTGGGTTTTGGACTGGTGTTATGGATCACCGACCAGGCCGGAATGACCCTGCGCCGGGTCGAACATTTAGGCGTTAGTGACGCTGTGATAATCGGCCTGGCACAAGTGCTGGCTCTCATTCCGGGGACCAGTCGTTCCGGCATCACCATGTCGGCGGCGCGAATGTTGGGTATGGAGCGCCGTGATGCGGCCCGCTTTTCCATGCTGCTTTCGATTCCGACGATTATCGGGGCCGGCGCTCTTAAAGGTTTTGAGCTTTATCAGTCAGGTGATACCCGTTTGACGTCCGACGCAATATTTGCCGCAGGGCTCGCCTTCGTCACCGCCCTGATTGCCATTTTTATCCTGATGGCGTGGCTTAAACGTTCCAGCTTCACGCCCTTCGTCATTTACCGGATTATCCTCGGCGTTGGCTTGCTGGGACTGTCCTACGGCTACCTGGGCTAG